A single region of the Aeromonas hydrophila subsp. hydrophila ATCC 7966 genome encodes:
- the zipA gene encoding cell division protein ZipA: protein MQELRYILVALGGIAIAALLIHGLWSNRKNRQAPIKEKPLGRMESKSRDRDNDAFDSDGIGQVRVVSGGRRAEPKLHHDEPRQPEVSRRAPAPAFDDEDDDADLPPPVVRKPAARPVPPPPVYEEDEEEFEEPVAAAVEEVPAAPVRKPAQVIRRTPVHRSRPQREPLLQPLDEEPLVEPAYATAPTFGAREPAPVAAPEYQAQPRHAAPEPAYEEPVYEEPVRAAPVEKIWQDVYVINLMGRPGHDLQGATLLSSLLALGFKFGEMDIFHRHEDPNGKGEVLFSMINMVKPGTFNPYRMEQFATPGVSLFMQLPLRSNAAFAFEDMLQAADQLASDLDAMLTDMDRSPLSDETIARYRHELAAYEASRD from the coding sequence ATGCAGGAATTGCGTTACATCTTGGTTGCCCTGGGCGGTATTGCCATCGCGGCATTGCTCATTCACGGGTTGTGGAGCAACAGAAAGAATCGTCAGGCACCGATCAAAGAGAAACCTCTGGGCCGGATGGAATCCAAATCACGGGATCGTGACAACGACGCCTTCGACAGCGATGGCATCGGTCAGGTGCGAGTGGTCAGCGGTGGCCGTCGTGCCGAGCCCAAACTCCACCATGATGAGCCCCGCCAGCCGGAAGTCAGCCGTCGTGCGCCTGCGCCCGCCTTCGATGATGAAGATGACGACGCCGATCTGCCGCCGCCCGTGGTACGCAAGCCTGCCGCCCGCCCCGTGCCGCCGCCCCCCGTCTATGAAGAAGACGAGGAGGAGTTCGAGGAGCCGGTTGCCGCAGCCGTCGAGGAAGTGCCTGCCGCGCCGGTGCGCAAGCCCGCCCAGGTCATTCGCCGTACCCCGGTTCACCGTTCCCGTCCCCAGCGCGAGCCGCTGCTGCAACCGCTGGACGAAGAGCCGCTGGTCGAGCCCGCCTACGCGACCGCACCCACTTTCGGTGCCCGCGAGCCGGCCCCGGTCGCCGCACCCGAATACCAGGCGCAGCCCCGTCATGCAGCCCCCGAGCCTGCCTACGAGGAGCCCGTCTATGAAGAGCCGGTACGTGCCGCGCCGGTCGAGAAGATCTGGCAGGATGTCTATGTCATCAACCTGATGGGCCGTCCGGGTCATGATCTGCAAGGGGCCACCCTGCTCTCTTCCCTGCTGGCGCTGGGCTTCAAGTTTGGCGAGATGGATATTTTCCACCGTCACGAAGATCCGAATGGCAAGGGAGAAGTGCTCTTCTCCATGATCAACATGGTCAAGCCGGGCACCTTCAATCCGTACCGGATGGAGCAGTTCGCCACCCCGGGCGTGTCGCTTTTCATGCAGCTGCCGCTGCGCAGCAACGCTGCGTTTGCCTTTGAGGACATGCTGCAGGCCGCCGATCAGCTGGCCAGCGATCTCGATGCCATGCTGACGGATATGGATCGCAGCCCGCTGAGCGACGAGACCATCGCCCGTTACCGGCATGAGCTGGCCGCCTACGAGGCCAGTCGCGACTAA
- the cysZ gene encoding sulfate transporter CysZ → MSHSPRMVKDSISGADYFLRGFSLIRQPGIRTFVLIPLLVNFVLFAGAFYALLLQLDGLFGWLHQQIPSWLDWLDYLLWPIALITILVVFSFLFSSVANWIAAPFNGLLAEKVEQALTGETVSDTGMLDIVKDVPRTFGREWTKLKYYLPKAIGCLILFLIPVVGQTLAPVLWFLFSAWMMAIQYVDYPFDNHKIDFITMRDALKQRRGKCLSFGALVTLFSAIPVVNLFVMPVAICGATAMWVDHYRAEQLRR, encoded by the coding sequence ATGAGCCACTCACCCCGTATGGTAAAAGACTCGATCAGCGGCGCAGACTACTTCCTGCGCGGCTTCTCGCTCATTCGTCAGCCCGGCATCCGCACCTTCGTGCTGATCCCCCTGCTGGTCAACTTCGTGCTGTTTGCCGGCGCCTTCTACGCCCTGCTGCTGCAGCTGGACGGCCTGTTCGGCTGGCTGCACCAGCAGATCCCGAGCTGGCTCGACTGGCTGGACTATCTGCTCTGGCCCATCGCCCTCATCACCATCCTGGTGGTCTTCTCTTTCCTGTTCAGCTCGGTGGCCAACTGGATAGCGGCCCCCTTCAACGGCCTGCTGGCGGAGAAGGTGGAACAGGCCCTCACCGGCGAGACCGTCAGCGATACCGGCATGCTGGACATCGTCAAGGACGTGCCGCGCACCTTCGGCCGCGAGTGGACCAAGCTCAAATACTACCTGCCCAAGGCCATCGGCTGCCTGATCCTGTTCCTCATTCCGGTGGTGGGCCAGACCCTGGCGCCGGTGCTCTGGTTCCTGTTCAGCGCCTGGATGATGGCGATCCAGTACGTCGACTATCCGTTCGACAACCACAAGATCGACTTCATCACCATGCGCGACGCCCTCAAGCAGCGCCGCGGCAAGTGCCTGAGCTTCGGTGCCCTGGTCACCCTCTTCTCCGCCATCCCGGTGGTGAACCTGTTCGTGATGCCGGTAGCCATCTGCGGCGCCACCGCCATGTGGGTCGATCACTACCGCGCCGAACAGCTCAGACGCTGA
- a CDS encoding AAA family ATPase: MRLKLIKLAGFKSFVEPTRIELNADMTAVVGPNGCGKSNVIDAVRWVLGESSARHLRGENMTDVIFNGSVNRSAHGRASVELVFDNPHNRVPGEFGRFTEISVRREVLRDGSNHYQINGQKCRRKDVTDLFLGTGLGPRSYAIIEQGTVSRLVESRPADLKLFMEEAAGVSRYKERRRETEQRIRHTQENLERLGDIRGELGSRLEHLKAQAETAERYKQLKNRSRAARAELIGSELWALETRLGEAKTELAQTEQALAALDAKRTADEGRHVTLSVARQEAQAEQASRQQQIFLGGQAIARLEQQQLHQSELGRDWQARRQALGERIEGLKSQLAGQLEQLSESTLQGEVASARLEQCEQLLTDQQSVRAAATERLEQARQRQQQWQQQLGQLQGRLNQTRAEVNGLQELQAKTRLARLKLEDEQAGPLGGEGENLQPALDALAAELALSRARHEESEAAWQAAVARHEALKTEQGHQQGLLRELEARLATLDQILGEQMAGATLADRLQVPPEWARGLDKVLGRWLTATPADECNLTQSGLWIGPAQPAVAGTLAAQLGGEHIPSFLNAIWLVESREAALARQPSLAAGESLLTPAGDWFGPNWADLGEGMALGTLALLGERERLHTEQAAGREALRRLDEQFAAANATRAQLHGAHEQALRTLREQEQQWQQLREAWSLREGQRQERLQRLGQLGEELTRLAQEQAEEAERLASAGERLEQGEAALGELQEQGEALAEALLLAQEQASGAERALEEARLRREQQQAACQRLQLEQQNLRQLIALREQELARLGLELAELKEPGAAPGQDLSPLLAEQRNLEAQQLACHQRLAELERQLTELEQARSADHKQLVQIQEKLATLRLERERNLTRRQGLHEQFEELGVRLVDLDQAVLIAADRGKLRQEIQTLEAQVEALGAINLAALEEYEEAKTRSSYLENQCQDLEQALETLSQAIKRIDKETQIRFRDTFDKVNEDLKSLFPKVFGGGSAWLELTSDDLLEAGVSIMARPPGKKNATIALLSGGEKALTALALVFAIFRLNPAPFCLLDEVDAPLDEVNVGRFCSLVKEMSSTVQFVYISHNKVSMEMAEQLVGVTMQEPGVSRIVSVDIGEAVALAEQN; the protein is encoded by the coding sequence ATGCGTCTGAAATTGATCAAACTCGCCGGTTTCAAGTCGTTTGTCGAGCCGACCCGCATCGAACTCAACGCCGACATGACCGCCGTGGTGGGCCCCAACGGCTGCGGCAAATCCAACGTCATCGACGCCGTGCGCTGGGTGCTGGGGGAGAGCTCCGCCCGCCATCTGCGCGGCGAAAACATGACCGACGTCATCTTCAACGGCTCCGTCAACCGCAGCGCCCACGGCCGTGCCTCGGTGGAGCTGGTGTTCGACAACCCCCACAACCGGGTGCCCGGCGAGTTCGGCCGCTTTACCGAGATCTCGGTGCGCCGCGAAGTGCTGCGCGATGGCTCCAACCACTACCAGATCAACGGCCAGAAGTGCCGCCGCAAGGACGTGACCGACCTTTTCCTCGGCACTGGCCTGGGGCCGCGCAGCTACGCCATCATCGAACAGGGCACCGTCAGCCGGCTGGTGGAGTCCCGCCCCGCCGATCTCAAGCTGTTCATGGAAGAGGCCGCCGGGGTCTCCCGCTACAAGGAGCGGCGCCGCGAGACCGAGCAGCGCATCCGCCATACCCAGGAGAACCTGGAGCGCCTCGGTGACATCCGCGGCGAGCTGGGCTCACGCCTCGAGCATCTCAAGGCCCAGGCCGAGACAGCCGAGCGCTACAAGCAGCTCAAGAACCGTTCGCGCGCCGCCCGCGCCGAGCTGATCGGCTCGGAACTGTGGGCGCTGGAGACGCGCCTCGGCGAGGCCAAGACCGAACTGGCCCAGACCGAGCAGGCGCTGGCGGCGCTCGATGCCAAGCGCACCGCCGACGAGGGGCGTCACGTCACCCTGTCGGTGGCCCGCCAGGAGGCGCAGGCCGAGCAGGCCAGCCGCCAGCAACAGATTTTTCTCGGCGGGCAGGCCATCGCCCGTCTCGAGCAGCAGCAACTGCACCAGAGCGAGCTAGGCCGCGACTGGCAGGCAAGGCGGCAAGCCCTCGGCGAGCGTATCGAGGGGCTCAAGTCCCAACTGGCCGGCCAGCTGGAACAGCTGAGCGAAAGCACGTTGCAGGGCGAGGTCGCGTCGGCACGCCTCGAGCAGTGTGAGCAGTTGCTTACCGACCAGCAGAGCGTGCGGGCGGCGGCGACCGAGCGGCTCGAGCAGGCGCGCCAGCGCCAGCAGCAGTGGCAGCAGCAGTTGGGGCAGTTACAGGGGCGGCTCAACCAGACCCGCGCCGAGGTGAACGGTCTGCAGGAGCTGCAGGCCAAGACCCGGCTGGCCCGTCTCAAGCTGGAAGATGAACAGGCCGGGCCCCTCGGCGGGGAAGGGGAGAACCTGCAACCGGCGCTCGATGCGCTGGCGGCGGAGCTCGCGCTCTCCCGCGCCCGCCATGAGGAGTCCGAAGCGGCGTGGCAGGCCGCCGTGGCCCGCCACGAAGCACTCAAGACAGAGCAGGGTCACCAGCAGGGCTTGCTGCGCGAGCTGGAGGCTCGCCTCGCCACCCTGGATCAGATCCTGGGGGAGCAGATGGCGGGCGCCACCCTGGCGGATCGGCTGCAGGTGCCTCCCGAGTGGGCCCGGGGGCTGGACAAGGTGCTCGGTCGCTGGCTCACCGCCACCCCGGCGGATGAGTGCAATCTGACGCAGTCCGGGCTCTGGATCGGCCCGGCCCAGCCGGCGGTTGCCGGTACCCTGGCGGCGCAGCTGGGCGGCGAGCACATTCCTTCCTTCCTCAATGCCATCTGGCTGGTGGAGAGCCGGGAAGCGGCATTGGCCCGCCAGCCGAGCCTCGCGGCCGGTGAGTCGCTGCTCACTCCTGCGGGCGACTGGTTTGGTCCCAACTGGGCGGATCTGGGGGAGGGCATGGCACTCGGTACCCTGGCGCTGCTCGGTGAACGTGAGCGGTTGCACACCGAGCAGGCCGCAGGCCGGGAGGCGCTGCGCCGGCTCGATGAGCAGTTTGCCGCCGCCAACGCGACGCGGGCCCAGCTGCACGGCGCCCATGAGCAGGCTCTGCGTACCCTGCGCGAGCAGGAGCAGCAGTGGCAGCAACTGCGCGAAGCCTGGAGCCTGCGCGAGGGGCAACGGCAGGAGCGGTTGCAGCGCCTCGGCCAGCTGGGGGAAGAGCTGACGCGACTGGCGCAAGAGCAGGCCGAGGAGGCCGAGCGGCTGGCGTCGGCCGGGGAGCGGCTTGAGCAAGGTGAGGCGGCCCTTGGCGAGCTGCAGGAGCAGGGCGAGGCGCTTGCCGAGGCGCTGCTGCTCGCCCAGGAGCAGGCGAGCGGGGCGGAGCGGGCGCTGGAAGAGGCGCGCCTGCGCCGGGAGCAGCAGCAGGCCGCCTGCCAGCGACTGCAACTGGAGCAGCAGAACCTGCGCCAGCTCATCGCCCTGCGCGAACAGGAGCTGGCCCGCCTCGGGCTGGAGCTGGCCGAGCTCAAGGAGCCGGGCGCTGCGCCGGGTCAGGATCTGTCGCCCCTGCTGGCCGAGCAGCGCAATCTTGAGGCGCAGCAGCTCGCCTGTCATCAGCGGCTTGCGGAGCTGGAGCGTCAGCTGACCGAGCTGGAGCAGGCCAGAAGCGCCGATCACAAGCAGCTGGTACAAATTCAGGAGAAGCTGGCGACCCTGCGCCTTGAGCGTGAACGCAACCTGACGCGCCGGCAGGGGCTGCACGAGCAGTTCGAAGAGCTGGGCGTGCGGCTGGTGGATCTCGATCAGGCGGTGCTGATTGCCGCTGATCGCGGCAAGCTGCGCCAGGAGATCCAGACCCTGGAGGCACAGGTGGAGGCGCTTGGCGCCATCAACCTGGCGGCCCTCGAGGAGTATGAAGAGGCGAAAACCCGCTCAAGCTACCTGGAAAACCAGTGCCAGGATCTGGAACAGGCGCTGGAAACCTTGAGCCAAGCCATTAAAAGAATTGATAAAGAGACACAAATACGGTTCCGGGATACTTTCGATAAGGTCAACGAAGATTTAAAATCCCTCTTTCCGAAAGTGTTCGGGGGGGGCAGTGCCTGGCTTGAGCTCACCTCCGATGATCTTTTGGAGGCCGGAGTGAGCATCATGGCGAGACCTCCGGGTAAGAAGAATGCTACCATTGCCCTGCTTTCCGGGGGGGAGAAGGCGTTAACCGCACTTGCGCTGGTTTTTGCCATCTTCAGACTCAACCCAGCACCATTTTGTCTGCTGGATGAGGTGGATGCACCGCTCGATGAAGTGAACGTCGGTCGCTTCTGTTCTCTTGTCAAAGAGATGTCGAGCACAGTACAGTTCGTTTACATCAGTCATAATAAGGTCTCCATGGAGATGGCTGAGCAGCTGGTTGGCGTCACGATGCAAGAGCCCGGGGTTTCGCGCATAGTGTCGGTCGATATCGGTGAAGCCGTCGCTTTGGCTGAGCAAAACTAG